The Channa argus isolate prfri chromosome 14, Channa argus male v1.0, whole genome shotgun sequence genome includes a window with the following:
- the sdr39u1 gene encoding epimerase family protein SDR39U1, translating into MRVLIGGGSGFVGRELTRLLIEKGHKVTLISRQPGPGRITWDELESHGLPPCEGAVNLAGENLMNPLRWWNESYKKDLFSSRIDTTKTLARAIAASPKPPHSWVLVSGVACYKMSLTAQYTEDSEWTPFDLFSNLVKEWEASARLPDNVAKTTKQVIIRSGIVLGRHGGAMKQMLLPFWLGLGGTLGSGTQPFPWIHVSDLAGIIAHGLEPPANTLSSSPQVFNGVAPGLNTNYEFTKELGRILRRPTIFPVPVFVLNTLMGSERAVVLTQGQKVIPKRTLEAGYLYKYPDLTSALKEIVESY; encoded by the exons ATGAGGGTCTTAATAG gaggGGGATCTGGCTTTGTGGGCCGTGAACTAACTCGCCTGCTCATTGAAAAGGGGCACAAGGTCACATTGATATCTCGCCAGCCTGGTCCTGGAAGGATAACTTGG GATGAGTTGGAATCTCATGGCCTCCCGCCATGTGAAGGCGCTGTCAACTTGGCTGGAGAGAATCTCATGAACCCATTGCGATG GTGGAACGAAAGCTATAAAAAGGACCTGTTCTCCAGTCGCATCGACACTACAAAAACTCTGGCTCGAGCCATTGCTGCTTCTCCTAAACCTCCTCATTCCTGGGTGTTGGTCTCGGGTGTAG CTTGTTACAAGATGAGTCTCACAGCTCAATATACAGAGGATAGTGAATGGACACCATTTGACCTCTTCTCCAACCTTGTGAAGGAGTGGGAGGCTTCAGCACGTCTGCCTGACAATGTGGCAAAAACCACTAAGCAAGTCATCATCAGGTCTG GGATTGTGCTGGGCCGTCACGGTGGTGCCATGAAACAAATGCTACTGCCTTTCTGGCTCGGCCTCGGGGGCACTCTGGGGTCTGGGACACAGCCGTTCCCCTGGATTCACGTCTCGGACCTGGCAGGAATTATCGCTCATGGCCTGGAGCCTCCAGCTAACACCCTCTCCTCTTCACCACAAGTCTTTAACGGAGTCGCACCTGGATTGAATACCAACTATGAGTTCACTAAAGAACTGGGCCGGATTCTGAGACGGCCCACCATTTTTCCTGTACCAGTTTTCGTCCTGAATACCCTGATGGGCTCTGAGAGGGCTGTGGTCCTCACCCAGGGCCAGAAAGTCATACCAAAGAGAACTCTAGAAGCTGGATATCTGTACAAGTACCCAGACCTGACCTCAGCACTGAAGGAGATTGTCGAGAGCTATTAG
- the mettl17 gene encoding ribosome assembly protein METTL17, mitochondrial isoform X1: MASRSYGAGVLCQGAAVVRMLFRGMSVATHPHSQADFLKGEPHKKHPGVTNLKTLHLPEELQMAAQSIIHRAQVARLTDRIRSLTNILWSRKRPVEDVTLRQKAVSLEKELWEKAMAKRGDVDEQALEDRIRKKVFSELRRTTYHWTPMKYDEELGVVYMAARLAGGYAAVRRALNEIKKRDPSFAPQSLLDFGSGLGSVVWASHSCWGDTLKEMVCVDSSGPMNILAERLLKGDDESAEPYIKHVYFRQFLPVSPKVQFDLVVAAFTLSELPSGKDREDAVFTLWRKTSSYLVLVENGTKEGHQMLMEARDTLLNKQEKIVHDSRPASVFAPCPHELTCPKLGREPVIPCNFQQLYHPLPLPGHNDRQREKFSYLILTRTEPAGPETEGVDWARLIAPVQRRTRHVHCRMCCSDGQLQHVVVTARKQSRDVYRCARSSDWGDQMPMFQKVEEDGDSEG; this comes from the exons ATGGCTTCACGGAGCTACGGCGCCGGTGTCCTCTGTCAGGGGGCGGCTGTCGTGAGGATGCTGTTTAGG GGAATGAGTGTAGCCACACACCCACATTCACAGGCAGATTTCCTTAAAGGAGAACCACACAAGAAGCACCCAGGTGTGACGAACCTGAAAACACTGCACCTACCTGAGGAACTCCAGATGGCTGCACAATCTATTATTCACA GAGCTCAGGTGGCTCGACTGACTGACCGCATTCGCAGCCTCACAAACATCCTGTGGAGCAGGAAACGGCCAGTTGAGGATGTGACTCTGAGGCAGAAAGCTGTGAGCTTGGAGAAAGAACTTTGGGAGAAAGCGATGGCAAAAAGAGGAG ATGTAGATGAGCAAGCACTGGAAGATCGCATcaggaaaaaagtgttttcagagCTTAGAAGAACAACCTATCACTGGACTCCAATGAA GTATGATGAAGAATTAGGTGTGGTATACATGGCAGCTCGGCTGGCTGGGGGCTATGCAGCGGTGAGGAGAGCTTTGAATGAG ATTAAGAAGCGGGATCCTTCTTTTGCCCCTCAGTCTCTCCTGGATTTTGGTTCAGGGCTGGGATCCGTTGTGTG GGCGTCGCACTCATGCTGGGGTGACACTTTGAAAGAGATGGTGTGTGTGGACAGCTCTGGACCGATGAACATTCTGGCAGAACGACTTCTCAaag GTGATGACGAAAGCGCTGAACCTTACATCAAACACGTCTATTTTAGGCAGTTCCTCCCTGTCTCTCCAAAG GTGCAGTTCGACTTGGTGGTCGCAGCCTTCACCCTGTCGGAGCTTCCGAGTGGGAAAGACAGAGAAGATGCTGTGTTCACGCTGTGGAGGAAGACAAGCTCATATCTG GTGTTGGTAGAAAATGGGACAAAAGAAGGTCATCAAATGCTTATGGAGGCCAGAGacactttattaaat AAACAAGAGAAGATTGTCCATGACTCCAGACCAGCATCAGTGTTTGCTCCA TGTCCACACGAGCTGACGTGTCCTAAACTTGGCCGTGAGCCAGTCATACCCTGCAACTTTCAGCAACTTTACCATCCTTTGCCTCTGCCTGGG CACAATGATCGTCAGAGAGAGAAGTTCAGCTACTTGATTCTGACTCGGACAGAACCAGCGGGGCCAGAAACAGAAGGTGTGGACTGGGCCAGGCTGATCGCTCCGGTGCAACGCAGAACGAGACACGTCCACTGTCGGATGTGCTGCTCTGATGGACAACTACAACATGTGGTGGTGACGGCTCGAAAACAAAGCAG AGATGTGTACCGCTGTGCCCGGAGTAGTGACTGGGGAGATCAAATGCCGATGTTTCAGAAGGTCGAGGAGGACGGTGATTCAGAGGGATGA
- the mettl17 gene encoding ribosome assembly protein METTL17, mitochondrial isoform X2, with amino-acid sequence MSVATHPHSQADFLKGEPHKKHPGVTNLKTLHLPEELQMAAQSIIHRAQVARLTDRIRSLTNILWSRKRPVEDVTLRQKAVSLEKELWEKAMAKRGDVDEQALEDRIRKKVFSELRRTTYHWTPMKYDEELGVVYMAARLAGGYAAVRRALNEIKKRDPSFAPQSLLDFGSGLGSVVWASHSCWGDTLKEMVCVDSSGPMNILAERLLKGDDESAEPYIKHVYFRQFLPVSPKVQFDLVVAAFTLSELPSGKDREDAVFTLWRKTSSYLVLVENGTKEGHQMLMEARDTLLNKQEKIVHDSRPASVFAPCPHELTCPKLGREPVIPCNFQQLYHPLPLPGHNDRQREKFSYLILTRTEPAGPETEGVDWARLIAPVQRRTRHVHCRMCCSDGQLQHVVVTARKQSRDVYRCARSSDWGDQMPMFQKVEEDGDSEG; translated from the exons ATGAGTGTAGCCACACACCCACATTCACAGGCAGATTTCCTTAAAGGAGAACCACACAAGAAGCACCCAGGTGTGACGAACCTGAAAACACTGCACCTACCTGAGGAACTCCAGATGGCTGCACAATCTATTATTCACA GAGCTCAGGTGGCTCGACTGACTGACCGCATTCGCAGCCTCACAAACATCCTGTGGAGCAGGAAACGGCCAGTTGAGGATGTGACTCTGAGGCAGAAAGCTGTGAGCTTGGAGAAAGAACTTTGGGAGAAAGCGATGGCAAAAAGAGGAG ATGTAGATGAGCAAGCACTGGAAGATCGCATcaggaaaaaagtgttttcagagCTTAGAAGAACAACCTATCACTGGACTCCAATGAA GTATGATGAAGAATTAGGTGTGGTATACATGGCAGCTCGGCTGGCTGGGGGCTATGCAGCGGTGAGGAGAGCTTTGAATGAG ATTAAGAAGCGGGATCCTTCTTTTGCCCCTCAGTCTCTCCTGGATTTTGGTTCAGGGCTGGGATCCGTTGTGTG GGCGTCGCACTCATGCTGGGGTGACACTTTGAAAGAGATGGTGTGTGTGGACAGCTCTGGACCGATGAACATTCTGGCAGAACGACTTCTCAaag GTGATGACGAAAGCGCTGAACCTTACATCAAACACGTCTATTTTAGGCAGTTCCTCCCTGTCTCTCCAAAG GTGCAGTTCGACTTGGTGGTCGCAGCCTTCACCCTGTCGGAGCTTCCGAGTGGGAAAGACAGAGAAGATGCTGTGTTCACGCTGTGGAGGAAGACAAGCTCATATCTG GTGTTGGTAGAAAATGGGACAAAAGAAGGTCATCAAATGCTTATGGAGGCCAGAGacactttattaaat AAACAAGAGAAGATTGTCCATGACTCCAGACCAGCATCAGTGTTTGCTCCA TGTCCACACGAGCTGACGTGTCCTAAACTTGGCCGTGAGCCAGTCATACCCTGCAACTTTCAGCAACTTTACCATCCTTTGCCTCTGCCTGGG CACAATGATCGTCAGAGAGAGAAGTTCAGCTACTTGATTCTGACTCGGACAGAACCAGCGGGGCCAGAAACAGAAGGTGTGGACTGGGCCAGGCTGATCGCTCCGGTGCAACGCAGAACGAGACACGTCCACTGTCGGATGTGCTGCTCTGATGGACAACTACAACATGTGGTGGTGACGGCTCGAAAACAAAGCAG AGATGTGTACCGCTGTGCCCGGAGTAGTGACTGGGGAGATCAAATGCCGATGTTTCAGAAGGTCGAGGAGGACGGTGATTCAGAGGGATGA